GACCATATTTCGGCGACCGAGCGGCGCGCCGTAGCGGCCGAGCGCGATGCGATGGCGCGCTATGTCGCCTCGTATCTGATGGAGCGGCGCGATGCGCAGTTTACGGGCCGCGTATCGGGCGTGCAGAAATTCGGTCTGTTCGTCACCCTCGACGAAACCGGCGCAGACGGGCTTGTACCGGTCCGCTCGTTGCCCTCCGATTTCTACAATTTCGATGAACGGCGCCATACACTTACGGGCAATCGCAACGGCCGGATCTATCAGCTTGGCCAAGCCGTGGAAGTGCGCCTGCGTGAGGCCGACAATCTCACGGGAAGCCTGGTTTTCGAACTCCTCGAACACGGGCCGGCGCGTCGGCCGCAGCGGCCGAATGGGGGCAAACCCAAGCATAAACGCCGACGTTAAGGCGGGCCGCCAGCGCCCACGACATGTGGCAAGAATGCCGCAGCCAGCGTTGGTTTTTTGTCGCAGCGGTTCCAGCACTACCTTCCGACATACAGGCGTATAGTATCGAGTTCTGGAGAACCGACGAAGATGCTGATCGAACAGCCACACGAAACGACACAGCCGCCGCCGCGGTCGTGGCTCTTGGGTATGCGGCGCGGTGCCGTCGGCCACTGCCCCAATTGCGGGGCTGCACCGGCCTTCGCCGGCTACTTGCGTGTCGTAACGCGCTGCGCCTCGTGCGGGCACGAACTGGGCGCCTATCGCGCCGACGACGCCCCGCCCTATTTCACGATTTTCGCCGTCGGCCACATCATCGTGCCGTTGATGCTGCTGCTCGAGAAGAGCCAAGCGCCGGCTTTGTGGATCCATATGGCCGTGTGGCTGCCCGCAACAATCGTGCTGTCGCTTGCGCTGCTGCGGCCGATCAAGGGTGCGGTGTTGGGCGTGATGTGGGCAACCGATTCGGAAACGAAAGCATCGCCGTGAGATTTGCGGGCCTCTCCTATCGGCAGACATCGCGCATCGCCGCTTTGATCGGCGCATTGGTGCTGTTTGCGACCGCTTGTGCAGGTCCGCGCGAAACGACACGGCCTATCGCCCCGCGCGAAGCGCGCCATGCACCGGCGCCGGCATATTTCTACGAGCGCGCTTACGACGAGTTGATCGCGCGCTACA
Above is a genomic segment from Magnetospirillum sp. containing:
- a CDS encoding DUF983 domain-containing protein, giving the protein MLIEQPHETTQPPPRSWLLGMRRGAVGHCPNCGAAPAFAGYLRVVTRCASCGHELGAYRADDAPPYFTIFAVGHIIVPLMLLLEKSQAPALWIHMAVWLPATIVLSLALLRPIKGAVLGVMWATDSETKASP